The following coding sequences lie in one Plasmodium berghei ANKA genome assembly, chromosome: 7 genomic window:
- a CDS encoding DNA helicase MCM9, putative, with the protein MSLSSSDSSIFSDTDYGGSSEEDGDITNREETVENVKFYNNILIKLFLKNKKYYEQIKAIALNYISKLEDIEFFNVEKIVEDRNDHIYNFYFDTYDAIEYGENKLIYYIQNNFHKFIDVINNYSTPFFFRLVFLSCYFEVLRNEEIMRRNTPKKNQKKQHYKENNLENYKFDEPDQNNEMIKNGNSNSIDNLIRVAENDMTISEKETNTYNEDRESQKEEAFTSLSQKLNQSKSSDNDSDQLNDGKLEKSKQPEGDEKKGIHFYDFIDYEFNKDKKVMEEIDLYSACLMKGILHSYKSYEFLTDNNIKSKINNCLKIIFDKHNIKLKCRIVNVPFLHNMHINNLQEIESNKYIGKFISTEGIITRVGEKKILEEYKKYRCMSCDHIIKKKAIPELYYNTQPVIKCQNIINTNSDPNKVDIMLYKNIFKGKKKDKVIGKGGGKWVAKESNYNKNKYSMKFKIRKNSMDNNNNNNIKPGIVSQKICNKTNFEFLENEVQRVDYQEIKIKETSNANIPFSITVVVLENLVGKYYPGKKVIINGIILRRWKRLYKDIRCDTELFIEANNIEVNKLGNSKGNEILIDNDFTKSVHSLIDESETCAKWKRLDQNNAIQSILLEKNNCGQKLQTDNYRNDIISNINGSTLVRNTHITGMSFQNREMEHEINIFEKYWFAFKDNKIEGKKNICESVCPNLYNCKISKLSVLLVLIGGNKINEFDSFYAENNRWKKYFNRSEENDESEDSNLNDNMTKRKKGFENEQDSNATFSNDDNIYMRQNEGKKKKKKNNVLYDSLKRKGGKRSKKMINQISVDNYHKRSLCHLLLVGNPGTGKSQLLKEIKNLTNICTNVSGMFCTTAGLTCAAIKEGNNFMLESGALVLADNGVCCIDEFCLMKTENKNAIHEAMEQLSISIAKAGIVDKLNCRCTIIGASNFEIHKNMNGTIDKCQDQVLIINLSYALLSRFDLVVITEDNDETDARVADCVLRQGEDEINLENKNEHNKEKPREDQETVNDAKIIHLENNENDELAKYANSEGKYSEQVRKFSDTKKKKITWPSEKLKEYIYYLKNNFFPNFTKSSKLILITYYSHLRKHNNGDNGTTIRSLESLIRLSEAHSKLMYNSIVTTDDVINIILLVELSLRSYQIGIKINGNNNILIAKTGIIENLKQILLTYNQINHTFKLLDDVLFDKSLYIYFKSVILNKLGLSEQDGVIHSVVQ; encoded by the coding sequence ATGTCACTCTCGAGCTCAGACTCTAGTATTTTTAGCGACACTGATTATGGTGGTAGCAGCGAAGAAGATGGTGATATTACCAACAGAGAAGAGACTGTAGAAAATGtgaaattttataataatatattaataaaactatttttaaaaaataagaaatattatgaacaaataaaaGCCATAGCTCttaattatattagtaAATTAGAGGatattgaattttttaatgtagAAAAAATTGTAGAAGACAGAAATGAccatatatacaatttttattttgatacATATGACGCAATTGAATATggggaaaataaattaatttattatattcaaaataattttcataaatttattgATGTTATAAATAACTATTCCACTCCATTCTTCTTTAGACTCGTTTTTTTGAGTTGCTATTTTGAAGTCCTTCGAAATGAAGAAATTATGAGAAGGAATACGCCTAAAAAAAACCAAAAGAAACAAcattataaagaaaataatttagaaaattataaatttgacGAACCTGATCAAAACAATGAAATGATTAAAAACGGAAATTCCAATTCTATAGACAACCTTATTAGAGTGGCTGAAAATGATATGACCATTTCGGAAAAAGAAACAAATACATATAACGAAGACAGAGAAAGCCAAAAGGAAGAAGCATTCACCAGTTTAAGtcaaaaattaaatcaaTCTAAGTCTAGTGATAATGATAGTGATCAGTTAAATGATGGCAAACTGGAAAAATCCAAACAACCCGAAGgagatgaaaaaaaagggaTACACTTTTACGATTTTATAGATTATGAATTTAACAAAGATAAGAAAGTAATGGAGGAAATAGATTTATATAGTGCCTGTTTAATGAAAGGTATTTTACATTCTTATAAAAGTTATGAATTTTTAACAgacaataatataaaatcaaaaataaataattgcttaaaaataatatttgataagcataatataaaattgaaatgTCGAATTGTAAATGTTCCATTTTTACATAATATgcacataaataatttgcAAGAAATAGaaagtaataaatatattggcAAATTTATAAGTACAGAAGGTATAATAACAAGAGTtggagaaaaaaaaattttagaagaatataaaaaatatagatgcATGAGCTGTgatcatattattaaaaaaaaagccATACCTGAATTATACTATAATACTCAACCGGTTATCAAGTgtcaaaatattataaatacaaatagCGATCCTAATAAAGTAGATATTATgctatataaaaatattttcaaaggaaaaaaaaaagataaagtAATTGGCAAAGGAGGGGGGAAATGGGTAGCAAAGGAAAGTAATTACAATAAGAATAAATACAGCATGAAATTCAAGATACGAAAAAATAGTAtggataataataataataataatattaaaccCGGGATTGTATCTCAAAAGATTTGCAACAAAACCAACTTTgaatttttagaaaatgaaGTTCAAAGAGTCGATTAccaagaaataaaaataaaagaaacaaGCAATGCAAATATTCCATTTTCAATAACCGTAGTGGTATTAGAAAATTTGGTAGGAAAGTATTATCCTggaaaaaaagtaataataaatggaaTAATTCTAAGGCGATGGAAAAGACTGTATAAAGATATTAGATGTGATACAGAATTATTCATCGAAGCTAACAATATTGAAGTTAATAAATTGGGAAATTCAAAGGGcaatgaaatattaatagATAATGATTTTACAAAAAGTGTACATAGCCTTATTGATGAATCTGAAACCTGTGCAAAATGGAAACGTCTAGACCAAAACAATGCTATTCAGAGTATTctattagaaaaaaataactgTGGACAAAAATTACAAACAGATAATTATCGAAATGATATCATTTCGAATATAAATGGTTCAACGCTTGTAAGAAATACGCATATTACAGGAATGAGTTTCCAAAATAGAGAAATGGAacatgaaataaatatttttgaaaaatattggTTTGCCTttaaagataataaaattgaaggaaaaaagaatatatgtGAGAGTGTATGCCCTAATTTATACAATTGTAAAATATCTAAATTGTCAGTATTACTTGTTTTGATAGGAggaaacaaaataaatgagtTTGACTCATTTTACGCTGAAAACAATCgttggaaaaaatatttcaatagaagtgaagaaaatgatgaaagTGAAGATAGTAATTTGAATGATAACATGACAAAACGGAAGAAGGGGTTCGAGAATGAGCAAGATTCAAATGCTACATTTtcaaatgatgataatatatatatgagaCAAAAtgaaggaaaaaaaaaaaaaaaaaaaaataatgtactTTATGATAGTTTGAAGAGAAAAGGGGGAAAAAGgtcgaaaaaaatgataaatcaAATTTCTGTAGataattatcataaaaGGTCATTATGCCATTTGCTATTAGTTGGAAATCCAGGAACAGGAAAATCACAATtgttaaaagaaataaaaaatttaacaaatatatgcacTAATGTATCTGGAATGTTTTGCACAACAGCTGGTTTAACATGTGCAGCAATAAAAGAAGGAAACAACTTTATGTTGGAAAGTGGTGCACTAGTTTTAGCAGATAATGGCGTATGTTGTATTGATGAATTTTGTTTAATGAAAAcggaaaataaaaatgctATACATGAAGCCATGGAACAATTGTCTATATCTATAGCAAAAGCTGGTATAGTAGACAAATTAAATTGCAGGTGCACTATTATCGGTGCAtcaaattttgaaatacataaaaatatgaacgGAACTATAGATAAATGCCAAGATCAAGTACTTATTATAAACCTTTCATATGCTTTACTAAGTAGATTCGATTTAGTAGTTATAACAGAAGACAATGATGAAACAGATGCACGAGTTGCTGATTGTGTTTTGCGTCAGGGTGAggatgaaataaatttggaaaataaaaatgaacatAACAAGGAGAAACCAAGAGAAGATCAAGAGACAGTGAATGatgcaaaaataatacacttagaaaataatgaaaatgatgagCTAGCCAAATATGCAAATTCAGAGGGAAAATATTCTGAACAAGTAAGAAAATTTTCCgatactaaaaaaaaaaaaataacgtGGCCTAgcgaaaaattaaaagagtacatatattatttaaaaaataatttttttccaaatttCACAAAAAGttcaaaattaattttaataacatATTATTCACATTTAAGAAAACATAATAATGGAGATAATGGAACAACCATTCGTTCGTTAGAAAGTCTGATCAGATTGAGCGAAGCTCATTCTAAATTAATGTACAATAGTATAGTTACAACAGATGatgttataaatattattttgttagtTGAGCTTAGTTTACGTAGTTATCAAATAGGTATTAAAATAAAcggaaataataatattctaATAGCAAAGACTGGAATCATTGAAAActtaaaacaaattttattaacatataaTCAGATTAACCATACATTCAAATTATTAGATGATGTTTTGTTTGATAaaagtttatatatttactttaAATCTGTAATTTTGAACAAGTTAGGTTTGTCGGAACAAGATGGTGTTATTCATAGTGTGGTACAATAG
- a CDS encoding histone acetyltransferase, putative, translating into MKSEINNIDNVQESKYEDMDRDYYNCIKNCAADLQNLSLNFFPSINAYACIPKLNAINSITFHPCISTKDYFNNTYSFKPLFTHHFFSDSEQIIGFESLKIDFYYTCDCYEVYMKLSGSISDQYENSNYIMLLLLQSLYITTPYPGGFVESEEDFLKILKRNEIKQDKNKHKKSRNIKDKHYKNIINRNNYIPPGFVIYEKKLSEKIYLQIRKCGFSQTYFKSKNKNNNRLDKSGTTHDSFCNNTDILLRASNNINNMNIDNPIKLDKSELNMVHNNMNKISNNESISNSTCKNSSNNSNICLSNSTRSIENEKIDEEEKNNVKQNGNIELNDKDSENKFLEEDIKNREIDIDNKKGKKKFTKYVTEKDLSKLYKEYLNIINDKKKKDTTLKDVKEKSNNLEKINESEMGLNENMENVEKQEEGKESIIESKMIKPKQNVKNEKINEGIIEKTDEEKKKRRGAIEDKYNKYDYTIKANFELLHRKVEWFYHWFIESASNIEYDCRWNVILPYIVFKQENTKSFSENDFIDSLNIYLNRKRGIVENKAGDKNNCCDNDEEIKIKNVGKRGFSEINSNEKKNNLKNKRVKKGEDNTDRSEQTKIDENRDGIKSKDFNKFEMEEIEYVLSRETVMQVVNETLNNRYEKEEECYYSFHKKYDVVYLCSDLKNDGNLLICDKPENGENGKIVKFEENNPEYVMNMIDAKKKIIVEQTKNKKGRRRSNSDSGQGSNKGDSNEEDSEYLYYYYLFGLATTYTFFTFQFDRNRISQFLIFPPMQNKGLGMKVLEKIYHLSIVNSNIKEITVEDPAASFTHLRDIITIKICIDLKILSPTILYPDEYLKTKNIEKEHVELDKKKFIKVCKETHKQITRMIETISLAGVLPYPAPLYIENEDKHVHFRKKEKNENVNIANSMEHFEASDACKDVRIKIKKRIKSDYIGNLINKNTNCMSSDVFRDYVKEELNNLWKKQCKVYYRTIKKLRSLYPL; encoded by the exons atgaaaagcgagataaataatatagataatGTCCAAGAAAGCAAATATGAGGATATGGATAGGGACTATTATAACTGTATAAAGAATTGCGCAGCAgatttacaaaatttatcattaaatttttttccgTCAATTAATGCATATGCATGTATTCCAAAACTGAATGCTATAAATTCGATTACCTTTCATCCTTGTATATCAACTAAagattattttaataataccTATTCTTTTAAGCCTTTATTTACCCACCATTTTTTTAGCGACAGTGAGCAG ATAATTGGGTTCGAATCGTTGAAAATCGacttttattatacatgTGATTGTTATGAAGTATACATGAAATTGAGTGGTTCAATATCTGACCAATATGAAAATtctaattatattatgttaTTACTTTTGCAAAGTTTGTATATCACTACCCCTTATCCGGGGGGGTTTGTTGAATCTGAAGaagattttttaaaaattttaaaaagaaaCGAGATAAAACaggataaaaataaacataaaaaatctagaaatataaaagacaaacattataaaaatatcataaatagaaataattatattccTCCTGGTTTTgtaatatatgaaaaaaaacttagtgaaaaaatatatttgcaaATAAGAAAATGTGGATTTTCacaaacatattttaaatcaaaaaataaaaacaataatagaTTGGATAAATCTGGAACTACACATGATTCTTTTTGTAACAATACTGATATTTTACTTCGAGcaagtaataatataaataatatgaatattgaTAATCCTATTAAATTAGACAAATCGGAATTGAATATGgttcataataatatgaataaaatttcaaataatgaaaGTATTTCTAATAGTACATGTAAAAATTCTAGTAACAATAGTAATATATGTTTGAGCAATAGCACTCGATCCattgaaaatgaaaaaatcgacgaagaagaaaaaaataatgttaaacaaaatggaaatatcgaattaaatgataaagatagtgaaaataaatttttagaagaagatataaaaaatcgaGAAATTGatattgataataaaaaagggaaaaagaaatttacaaaatatgttaCAGAAAAAGATTTATCAAAActatataaagaatatttaaacATCATAAAtgataagaaaaaaaaagatacaACTTTAAAGGATGTGAAGGAAAAATCGAACAAtcttgaaaaaataaatgaatctGAAATGGGATTGAATgaaaatatggaaaatgTTGAAAAACAAGAAGAAGGTAAAGAATCTATTATTGAAAGTAAAATGATAAAACCAAAacaaaatgttaaaaatgaaaaaattaatgagggaataattgaaaaaacagatgaagaaaaaaaaaaaagaagaggAGCAATAgaagataaatataataaatatgattatacaataaaagcaaattttgaattattacATCGAAAAGTAGAATGGTTTTATCACTGGTTTATTGAAAGTGCATCTAATATTGAATATGATTGTCGATGGAATGTTATTCTTCCATATATAGTATTTAAACAggaaaatacaaaaagtTTTAGTGAAAATGATTTTATAGATTCtctaaatatttatttaaatcgAAAAAGAGGAATTGTTGAAAACAAAGCAGGTGATAAAAACAATTGCTGTGATAatgatgaagaaataaaaataaaaaatgttggAAAAAGAGGATTTAGTGAAATAAATTcgaacgaaaaaaaaaacaatttgaAGAATAAACGGGTTAAAAAGGGTGAAGATAATACAGACAGAAGTGAGCAGACAAaaattgatgaaaataGAGATGGAATAAAAAGTAAAGATTTCAACAAATTTGAAATGGAAGAAATAGAATATGTACTTAGCCGTGAAACAGTTATGCAAGTTGTTAATGAGACGTTGAATAATAGATATGAAAAAGAGGAAGAATGTTATTACtcttttcataaaaaatatgatgttgtttatttatgttcAGATTTAAAGAATGATggaaatttattaatttgtgACAAACCTGAAAATGGCGAAAATGgtaaaatagtaaaattcGAAGAAAATAATCCAGAATATGTAATGAATATGATtgatgcaaaaaaaaaaataatagtagagcaaacaaaaaataaaaaaggaagaAGACGAAGTAATAGTGATAGTGGACAAGGAAGTAACAAAGGTGATAGTAATGAAGAAGATTcagaatatttatattattattatttatttggaTTAGCAACAacatatacattttttacttttcaATTTGATAGAAATCGAATATCACAATTCTTGATTTTTCCACCTATGCAAAATAAAGGATTAGGAATGAAAGTATTGgaaaaaatttatcatttatcGATTGTCAATTCTAACATAAAAGAAATTACTGTAGAAGATCCAGCAGCATCTTTTACACATTTAAGAGACAtcataacaataaaaatatgtattgatttgaaaattttaagtCCAACTATATTATATCCTGATGAGTATTTAAAGACAAAGAATATCGAAAAAGAACATGTAGAattagataaaaaaaaatttataaaagtCTGTAAAGAAACTCATAAACAGATTACACGAATGATTGAAACAATATCTTTAGCTGGTGTTTTACCTTACCCTGCTCctttatatattgaaaatgaagataaGCATGTTCATTTTcgaaaaaaagagaaaaatgaaaatgtgAATATAGCAAACTCAATGGAGCATTTCGAAGCTTCAGATGCATGTAAAGATGTCcgaataaaaattaaaaaacgGATAAAAAGTGATTACATTGGAAAtcttataaacaaaaataccAACTGTATGTCTAGTGATGTTTTCCGAGATTAT GTAAAGGAAGAGCTAAATAATTTGTGGAAGAAACAGTGTAAAGTATATTACAG AACCATCAAAAAGTTGAGGTCATTATACCCACTTTAA
- a CDS encoding repressor of RNA polymerase III transcription MAF1, putative: MISLDIENLNDINLILERLDAHDRFIEATIELFETDKYNNNNCNSEHCNSEHCNSEHCNSEHYNSEHYNSEQCDIKNKKTIQDILNNKEKTYILSNIINILNYVFPDYEFKYLNNSNYKPIKNLHNVIDNINYNLFYLVENIYRGFNKKVWKILKELIDFKSCDIYTYLNNTDKDPYIDKQSISSFNYFFFAKKTKRILFISCITKPKYKNQNDEDFNNIYMTIQDEPSINPQNDYDENYSSSS; the protein is encoded by the coding sequence atgataagcTTAGATATCGAAAACCTTAATGacattaatttaattttagaaAGATTAGATGCCCATGATAGGTTTATCGAAGCTACAATTGAACTTTTTGAAACAGACAAGTATAATAACAACAATTGTAATAGTGAACATTGTAATAGTGAACATTGTAATAGTGAACATTGTAATAGCGAACATTACAATAGCGAACATTACAATAGCGAACAGTGTGATattaagaataaaaaaacaattcaagatatattaaataataaagaaaaaacatatattttgtcaaatataataaatatattaaattatgttTTCCCAGATTatgaatttaaatatttaaacaaCTCAAATTACAAacctataaaaaatttacacAATGTTATAGacaatattaattataatttattttatttagttgaaaatatatatcgaggatttaataaaaaagtatggaaaatattaaaagaattaaTTGATTTTAAATCTtgtgatatatatacatatttaaataatactGATAAAGACCCATATATAGATAAACAAAGTATTTCAagttttaattattttttttttgcaaaaaaaactaaaaggatattatttatatcttgTATAACTAAgccaaaatataaaaatcaaaacGATGAagattttaataatatatatatgacaATTCAAGACGAACCTTCTATTAACCCTCAAAATGATTATGACGAAAATTATTCATCTAGTTCATAA
- a CDS encoding prohibitin-like protein PHBL, which produces MLIMKMKEGKLGFMNFVKCYTSNNMWGMKCYFYNSVVKRNFVFFPKNYKNIILNTDKKNIYHFYYSNEINKERNDLTMSIDKDDKNIEKRNTEFKKKNEIKFKSGKSFFLGIICFVTSLFFYCTLQKVPEGYICLLENKKDKTVLPYIYDDLMTFFFNSIKYNVIFMRIIPIHKKYTNIYETYDKKKVRVKLEIKLKPKIPFVREIYSSFGANYSTHFIKKELDIDIKNVIKNHKFDTFINSNKNKSDQINEIAADDIIDEIVDRFYDTSIFYKIVILDVLLSFEPINEEN; this is translated from the coding sequence ATgttaattatgaaaatgaaagaaGGAAAATTAGGATTTAtgaattttgtaaaatgcTATACATCTAACAATATGTGGGGGATgaaatgttatttttataattcaGTGGTTAAAAggaattttgtttttttcccaaaaaattataaaaatataattttaaatactgataaaaaaaacatataccatttttattatagtaatgaaataaataaggaAAGAAATGATTTAACAATGAGCATTGATaaagatgataaaaatatagaaaaaagaaataccgaatttaagaaaaaaaatgaaataaaattcaaaagtggaaaaagtttttttctaggaataatttgttttgttacatcattatttttttattgcaCACTTCAAAAGGTTCCAGAAGGATATATTTGCTTattggaaaataaaaaagataaaacaGTTTtaccatatatatatgatgatTTAatgacattttttttcaattctataaaatataatgttatatttatgagAATTATTCCTATTCATAAAAagtatacaaatatatatgaaacatatgataaaaaaaaagtccGAGTTAAATTAGAAATAAAGCTTAAACCAAAAATTCCATTCGTTCgagaaatatatagttCCTTTGGTGCAAATTATAGTAcacattttataaaaaaagaattagatattgatataaaaaatgttataaaaaatcacAAATTTGACACTTTcataaattcaaataaaaataaatctgaccaaattaatgaaattgCTGCAGATGATATAATTGATGAAATTGTAGATAGATTTTATGATActtctattttttataaaatagttATACTCGATGTTTTGTTATCATTTGAGCCaataaatgaagaaaactaa
- a CDS encoding CDGSH iron-sulfur domain-containing protein, putative, producing MGNGLIKEKQIDIFRKKGDILNMRNFKAVHVETVYPPLKTSTKISICRCWKSNKFPYCDNSHQKLQQQGVICGPLLLEVRKSNDIRLN from the coding sequence ATGGGAAACGGATtgataaaagaaaaacaaatcgatatttttcgaaaaaaaggagatatattaaatatgaGAAATTTTAAAGCTGTTCATGTTGAAACTGTATACCCTCCATTGAAAACGTCAACAAAAATATCTATATGTAGATGTTGGAAATCTAACAAATTCCCATATTGTGATAATTCACATCAAAAGTTACAACAACAAGGTGTTATTTGTGGCCCATTACTTTTGGAAGTTCGAAAAAGTAATGATATTcgtttaaattaa
- a CDS encoding small GTP-binding protein sar1, putative yields MFIINWFRDILAHLGLSQKSARILFLGLDNAGKTTLLHMLKDDRVAQHVPTLHPHSEELVVGKIRFKTFDLGGHETARRIWRDYFAAVDAVVFMIDTTDRSRFNEAREELKQLLETEELSNVPFVVLGNKIDKPDAASEDELRQHLNLFSNSTISNIKGRTGIRPVELFMCSVIRRMGYAAAFKWISQFLT; encoded by the exons atgtttatcaTAAATTG GTTTCGAGACATTTTGGCCCATTTGGGGTTATCACAAAAGAGCGCtagaatattatttttgg GATTGGATAATGCTGGTAAGACGACCTTATTACATATGCTTAAAGATGATAGAGTTGCTCAACATGTTCCAACTTTACATCCACATTCAGAAGAACTAGTTGTTGGAAAAATAAGATTTAAAACATTTGATTTGGGAGGTCATGAAACAGCAAGAAGGATATGGAGAGATTATTTTGCAGCAGTTGATGCAGTTGTATTTATGATTGACACAACAGATCGATCACGATTTAATGAGGCACGAGAAGaattaaaacaattattaGAAACAGAAGAATTAAGTAATGTTCCATTTGTTGTGTTAGGAAACAAAATTGATAAACCTGATGCAGCAAGTGAAGATGAACTACGACAACATTTAAacttattttcaaattcaACAATTAGTAACATTAAAGGGCGTACAGGTATTAGACCTGtagaattatttatgtgtAGTGTTATAAGAAGAATGGGATATGCAGCTGCCTTTAAATGGATATCTCAATTTTTAACATAA